In Corylus avellana chromosome ca2, CavTom2PMs-1.0, the following proteins share a genomic window:
- the LOC132170471 gene encoding putative E3 ubiquitin-protein ligase RING1a isoform X2, with product MPAQKRGHDAAEDDPVQDTQSNRHEHLEDAEESDRSASSSNGDNKDEFVAVKLPDIRKEVQCPICLGIIRKTRTVMECLHRFCRECIDKSMRLGNNECPACRTHCASRRSLRDDPNYDALIAALYPDIDKYEEEIQASIAQTLQRQAEALGKKRYTVRRSRGYRNLRGRRNYRNAAESPGSDDNEDVNGNDGGKDSSSADEHTEVRPKRSKRWGGARFSQPSPSAADVDGGGDENDSEINREPMGASAGLVGSSERLAWGKNGMRSHTRYSSMSGGNGKNARNSRLSKLADYLRNLEEKDDKLTINLMLVSLDEQSIPRLERPYLCCRSTLSVRQLCQYVAVQAALEDNEVVLYLVRELHSKIDLSTSASSPLSKSNVIDPGKDKLRVLGEEETLAGLMTNYFIHGYLLLAYTRKSWNSNFLTGLS from the exons ATGCCGGCGCAGAAGCGAGGTCACGATGCGGCAGAGGATGATCCTGTGCAAGACACCCAGAGCAACCGCCATGAGCATCTGGAGGACGCGGAGG AATCTGATCGAAGCGCTTCGTCGAGTAACGGGGACAACAAGGACGA ATTTGTTGCAGTGAAACTGCCAGATATTCGTAAGGAAGTACAATGTCCAATCTGTCTAG GGATCATTAGGAAAACTAGAACAGTAATGGAATGCCTGCATCGCTTCTGCAGGGAATGCATTGACAAATCTATGCGGTTGGG GAACAATGAATGCCCTGCCTGCCGGACACATTGTGCTAGTCGTCGCTCCTTAAGAGACGATCCAAACTATGATGCCTTAATTGCAGCCTTGTATCCAGATATTGACAAGTATGAGGAAGAG ATACAAGCTTCCATTGCCCAAACTCTTCAACGGCAAGCAGAAGCTCTGGGTAAGAAGCGGTATACAGTTAGGAGATCACGGGGCTATCGAAATTTGAGAGGAAGGAGAAACTATCGAAATGCTGCTGAAAGTCCAGGATCCGATGACAACGAGGATGTGAATGGTAATGATGGAGGCAAAGATTCATCTTCTGCTGATGAGCACACAGAAGTCAGACCCAAGAGAAGCAAAAGATGGGGAGGAGCTCGATTTTCTCAGCCTTCTCCTTCAGCTGCTGATGTAGATGGAGGCGGTGATGAAAATGATTCTGAAATAAATCGAGAACCCATGGGTGCATCTGCTGGACTTGTTGGCAGCTCAGAAAGGCTTGCCTGGGGCAAAAATGGCATGCGGAGTCACACACGGTATAGCAGTATGAGTGGTGGAAATGGTAAGAACGCTCGGAACAGCCGCCTCTCAAAATTAGCTGATTATCTGCGGAACTTAGAGGAAAAGGATGATAAG TTGACTATCAACCTCATGCTTGTTTCTTTGGATGAACAAAGTATCCCACGTTTGGAGAGGCCCTACCTTTGCTGCAGGTCCACCCTGTCAGTCAGACAACTGTGCCAG TATGTAGCAGTCCAGGCTGCATTGGAAGATAATGAAGTTGTACTATACTTGGTAAGAGAATTACATTCCAAAATCGACCTTTCAACCTCCGCAAGTTCTCCACTGTCCAAGTCCAATGTAATTGATCCGGGCAAAGATAAGTTACGAGTTCTAGGGGAGGAGGAAACTCTGGCAGGACTTATGACAAACTACTTTATTCATGGATATTTG CTTCTGGCATACACAAGGAAGTCATGGAACTCGAATTTTCTGACGGGTTTGTCATGA
- the LOC132170471 gene encoding putative E3 ubiquitin-protein ligase RING1a isoform X3: protein MECLHRFCRECIDKSMRLGNNECPACRTHCASRRSLRDDPNYDALIAALYPDIDKYEEEELAFHEEERARNKQIQASIAQTLQRQAEALGKKRYTVRRSRGYRNLRGRRNYRNAAESPGSDDNEDVNGNDGGKDSSSADEHTEVRPKRSKRWGGARFSQPSPSAADVDGGGDENDSEINREPMGASAGLVGSSERLAWGKNGMRSHTRYSSMSGGNGKNARNSRLSKLADYLRNLEEKDDKLTINLMLVSLDEQSIPRLERPYLCCRSTLSVRQLCQYVAVQAALEDNEVVLYLVRELHSKIDLSTSASSPLSKSNVIDPGKDKLRVLGEEETLAGLMTNYFIHGYLLLAYTRKSWNSNFLTGLS, encoded by the exons ATGGAATGCCTGCATCGCTTCTGCAGGGAATGCATTGACAAATCTATGCGGTTGGG GAACAATGAATGCCCTGCCTGCCGGACACATTGTGCTAGTCGTCGCTCCTTAAGAGACGATCCAAACTATGATGCCTTAATTGCAGCCTTGTATCCAGATATTGACAAGTATGAGGAAGAG GAATTGGCTTTCCATGAAGAGGAAAGGGCTCGCAATAAGCAG ATACAAGCTTCCATTGCCCAAACTCTTCAACGGCAAGCAGAAGCTCTGGGTAAGAAGCGGTATACAGTTAGGAGATCACGGGGCTATCGAAATTTGAGAGGAAGGAGAAACTATCGAAATGCTGCTGAAAGTCCAGGATCCGATGACAACGAGGATGTGAATGGTAATGATGGAGGCAAAGATTCATCTTCTGCTGATGAGCACACAGAAGTCAGACCCAAGAGAAGCAAAAGATGGGGAGGAGCTCGATTTTCTCAGCCTTCTCCTTCAGCTGCTGATGTAGATGGAGGCGGTGATGAAAATGATTCTGAAATAAATCGAGAACCCATGGGTGCATCTGCTGGACTTGTTGGCAGCTCAGAAAGGCTTGCCTGGGGCAAAAATGGCATGCGGAGTCACACACGGTATAGCAGTATGAGTGGTGGAAATGGTAAGAACGCTCGGAACAGCCGCCTCTCAAAATTAGCTGATTATCTGCGGAACTTAGAGGAAAAGGATGATAAG TTGACTATCAACCTCATGCTTGTTTCTTTGGATGAACAAAGTATCCCACGTTTGGAGAGGCCCTACCTTTGCTGCAGGTCCACCCTGTCAGTCAGACAACTGTGCCAG TATGTAGCAGTCCAGGCTGCATTGGAAGATAATGAAGTTGTACTATACTTGGTAAGAGAATTACATTCCAAAATCGACCTTTCAACCTCCGCAAGTTCTCCACTGTCCAAGTCCAATGTAATTGATCCGGGCAAAGATAAGTTACGAGTTCTAGGGGAGGAGGAAACTCTGGCAGGACTTATGACAAACTACTTTATTCATGGATATTTG CTTCTGGCATACACAAGGAAGTCATGGAACTCGAATTTTCTGACGGGTTTGTCATGA
- the LOC132171717 gene encoding auxin-repressed 12.5 kDa protein-like → MVLLEKLWDDVVAGPQPERGLGKLRKITAKPLNVQVLDAEGEGSKFLRSTSMPASPATPSTPITPTTPGSVPRKDNVWRSVFNPGSNLATKTLGAHQMFDKPEPNSPTVYDWLYSGETRSKHHR, encoded by the exons ATGGTTCTGCTAGAAAAGCTCTGGGACGATGTCGTCGCCGGACCTCAGCCTGAGCGTGGCCTCGGCAAGCTCAGGAAAATTACCGCCAAGCCCTTGAACGTCCAAG TGTTAGATGCGGAAGGAGAGGGAAGCAAGTTCCTGAGGTCGACGTCGATGCCGGCGAGCCCAGCGACACCGTCGACACCGATAACGCCGACAACACCGGGATCGGTGCCGCGTAAGGACAACGTGTGGAGGAGCGTGTTCAACCCCGGGAGCAACCTTGCCACTAAGACCCTAGGTGCTCATCAGATGTTTGACAAGCCGGAGCCCAACTCTCCCACTGTCTACGACTG GCTCTACAGCGGAGAGACGAGGAGCAAGCATCATCGTTAA
- the LOC132170471 gene encoding putative E3 ubiquitin-protein ligase RING1a isoform X1 → MPAQKRGHDAAEDDPVQDTQSNRHEHLEDAEESDRSASSSNGDNKDEFVAVKLPDIRKEVQCPICLGIIRKTRTVMECLHRFCRECIDKSMRLGNNECPACRTHCASRRSLRDDPNYDALIAALYPDIDKYEEEELAFHEEERARNKQIQASIAQTLQRQAEALGKKRYTVRRSRGYRNLRGRRNYRNAAESPGSDDNEDVNGNDGGKDSSSADEHTEVRPKRSKRWGGARFSQPSPSAADVDGGGDENDSEINREPMGASAGLVGSSERLAWGKNGMRSHTRYSSMSGGNGKNARNSRLSKLADYLRNLEEKDDKLTINLMLVSLDEQSIPRLERPYLCCRSTLSVRQLCQYVAVQAALEDNEVVLYLVRELHSKIDLSTSASSPLSKSNVIDPGKDKLRVLGEEETLAGLMTNYFIHGYLLLAYTRKSWNSNFLTGLS, encoded by the exons ATGCCGGCGCAGAAGCGAGGTCACGATGCGGCAGAGGATGATCCTGTGCAAGACACCCAGAGCAACCGCCATGAGCATCTGGAGGACGCGGAGG AATCTGATCGAAGCGCTTCGTCGAGTAACGGGGACAACAAGGACGA ATTTGTTGCAGTGAAACTGCCAGATATTCGTAAGGAAGTACAATGTCCAATCTGTCTAG GGATCATTAGGAAAACTAGAACAGTAATGGAATGCCTGCATCGCTTCTGCAGGGAATGCATTGACAAATCTATGCGGTTGGG GAACAATGAATGCCCTGCCTGCCGGACACATTGTGCTAGTCGTCGCTCCTTAAGAGACGATCCAAACTATGATGCCTTAATTGCAGCCTTGTATCCAGATATTGACAAGTATGAGGAAGAG GAATTGGCTTTCCATGAAGAGGAAAGGGCTCGCAATAAGCAG ATACAAGCTTCCATTGCCCAAACTCTTCAACGGCAAGCAGAAGCTCTGGGTAAGAAGCGGTATACAGTTAGGAGATCACGGGGCTATCGAAATTTGAGAGGAAGGAGAAACTATCGAAATGCTGCTGAAAGTCCAGGATCCGATGACAACGAGGATGTGAATGGTAATGATGGAGGCAAAGATTCATCTTCTGCTGATGAGCACACAGAAGTCAGACCCAAGAGAAGCAAAAGATGGGGAGGAGCTCGATTTTCTCAGCCTTCTCCTTCAGCTGCTGATGTAGATGGAGGCGGTGATGAAAATGATTCTGAAATAAATCGAGAACCCATGGGTGCATCTGCTGGACTTGTTGGCAGCTCAGAAAGGCTTGCCTGGGGCAAAAATGGCATGCGGAGTCACACACGGTATAGCAGTATGAGTGGTGGAAATGGTAAGAACGCTCGGAACAGCCGCCTCTCAAAATTAGCTGATTATCTGCGGAACTTAGAGGAAAAGGATGATAAG TTGACTATCAACCTCATGCTTGTTTCTTTGGATGAACAAAGTATCCCACGTTTGGAGAGGCCCTACCTTTGCTGCAGGTCCACCCTGTCAGTCAGACAACTGTGCCAG TATGTAGCAGTCCAGGCTGCATTGGAAGATAATGAAGTTGTACTATACTTGGTAAGAGAATTACATTCCAAAATCGACCTTTCAACCTCCGCAAGTTCTCCACTGTCCAAGTCCAATGTAATTGATCCGGGCAAAGATAAGTTACGAGTTCTAGGGGAGGAGGAAACTCTGGCAGGACTTATGACAAACTACTTTATTCATGGATATTTG CTTCTGGCATACACAAGGAAGTCATGGAACTCGAATTTTCTGACGGGTTTGTCATGA